One Paramisgurnus dabryanus chromosome 9, PD_genome_1.1, whole genome shotgun sequence DNA segment encodes these proteins:
- the LOC135769342 gene encoding extracellular calcium-sensing receptor-like, protein MEPLVALLHMVMAIMTFSKANETVCHLRGEPTYPKLGKDGDIIIGGVFSFHSSWEVRQLAYTVSPPPLKCINLNFRDFQYAQSMLFAIEEINNSTTLLPGVSLGYKIYDTCGSLAVGVQAAMALANGFEKTSVEGPCTKQSEVQAIIGDTSSSACIVITKSIGPLKIPLISHYATCECLSDKIKYPSFFRTIASDYYQSRALAELVRHFGWTWVGAIRSDDDYGNSGMATFTKVAEQMGICLEYSLPFFRTYPEDKIMRIIEQIKSSTSRVIVGFLAHWDLEFLLHKFLEHNITGFQWVGTESWISDSVIASMDKHHILQGAIGLAIPKNQVTGLKEFILDIKPLKSSGSAIFSELWESLFECKYSTKNDSTFTTECTGNESLSDMQNTFTDMSLMPIFSNVYKGVYAAAHTLHDLLGCKDKCATKKQPDPSTFLRYLKKVRFKTKDGEEVYFDENGDPIAKYEIINWQPSKIKHDEFVPVGLYDSSFPVKDRLIVNMPAIVWANNKTKVPVSVCSESCPPGTRKAVQKGKPICCYDCIPCTEGEISNTTDSITCLRCNEDFWSNLQKDGCVEKETEYLSYEEIMGILLTTISVIGAFTTLIIAVIFFRYKNTPIVKANNSELSFLLLFSLTLCFLCSLTFIGRPSEWSCMLRHTAFGITFVLCISCVLGKTIVVLMAFRATLPGSNVMKWFGPAQQRLSVFAFTLIQVLISVLWLTISPPFPFKNVDYFKEKIILECNVGSAVGFWAVLGYIGFLALLCFILAFLARKLPDNFNEAKFITFSMLIFCAVWITFIPAYVSSPGKFTVAVEIFAILASSFGLLFCIFLPKCYVILLKPEKNSRKHMMGK, encoded by the exons ATGGAGCCACTAGTTGCACTCCTGCATATGGTAATGGCCATCATGACTTTCTCTAAAGCCAATGAGACTGTATGTCATCTGCGTGGAGAGCCTACATACCCTAAGTTAGGGAAAGATGGGGACATCATAATTGGAGGGGTATTTTCCTTCCATAGCAGCTGGGAGGTCAGACAGCTGGCGTATACAGTTTCTCCACCTCCACTGAAGTGCATCAA TCTTAATTTCAGGGACTTCCAGTATGCACAGTCAATGCTCTTCGCAATAGAGGAGATTAACAACAGCACCACTTTGCTTCCGGGGGTCTCGTTGGGCTACAAGATCTACGACACATGCGGCTCTTTGGCTGTGGGTGTTCAAGCAGCTATGGCGCTTGCAAATGGGTTTGAGAAAACATCAGTTGAAGGACCCTGCACAAAGCAATCTGAGGTGCAAGCCATCATAGGAGACACAAGCTCGTCAGCTTGCATAGTAATAACAAAGAGTATTGGACCACTTAAGATTCCCTTG ATCAGTCATTATGCCACTTGTGAGTGTCTAAGTGACAAAATTAAATATCCTTCATTTTTTCGAACTATTGCAAGTGATTATTATCAAAGCAGAGCACTGGCAGAGCTTGTAAGACACTTTGGTTGGACTTGGGTGGGAGCCATCAGATCAGACGATGATTATGGTAACAGTGGAATGGCCACTTTCACTAAAGTCGCTGAGCAGATGGGCATCTGTCTGGAATATTCTCTCCCGTTTTTCAGAACGTATCCAGAAGACAAAATAATGCGAATAATTGAGCAGATTAAAAGCTCTACTTCTCGAGTAATTGTGGGATTTCTTGCTCACTGGGATTTGGAATTTCTGCTGCATAAATTTCTTGAACACAACATCACAGGATTTCAGTGGGTGGGCACAGAAAGCTGGATCTCAGATTCAGTCATTGCCAGTATGGATAAGCACCATATTCTACAAGGGGCCATTGGATTGGCTATTCCCAAAAATCAAGTAACAGGTCTAAAGGAATTTATTCTAGATATAAAGCCATTGAAATCATCAGGTAGTGCCATTTTCAGTGAGCTTTGGGAATCTTTGTTTGAGTGTAAATACTCCACTAAAAATGATTCAACATTCACAACTGAATGTACAGGAAATGAATCACTGTCAGACATGCAAAATACATTCACAGACATGTCACTCATGCCCATCTTCAGTAATGTCTATAAAGGAGTCTATGCTGCTGCTCATACACTTCATGACCTTCTGGGCTGCAAGGACAAATGTGCCACAAAGAAACAGCCTGACCCCTCAACA tTTTTAAGGTACCTGAAGAAAGTACGATTTAAGACCAAAGATGGTGAGGAGGTTTACTTTGATGAAAATGGAGATCCAATTGCAAAATATGAGATAATAAATTGGCAaccaagtaaaataaaacatgatGAATTTGTCCCTGTTGGACTTTATGATTCATCTTTTCCTGTGAAAGATCGTTTGATAGTGAATATGCCTGCAATTGTATGggcaaataataaaacaaag GTGCCTGTGTCTGTGTGCAGTGAGAGTTGTCCTCCTGGCACTAGAAAGGCTGTGCAAAAAGGAAAACCTATATGTTGTTATGACTGCATACCATGCACAGAAGGTGAAATCAGCAATACTACAG ATTCTATCACATGTCTGCGGTGCAATGAAGACTTCTGGTCAAATCTACAAAAGGATGGATGTGTTGAGAAGGAGACTGAATATTTGTCTTATGAGGAGATCATGGGAATTTTGCTCACAACTATTTCAGTTATTGGTGCATTTACAACATTGATAATCGCAGTCATATttttcagatataaaaacactCCTATCGTAAAAGCCAACAACTCAGAGCTGAGCTTCTTGCTTCTGTTCTCATTGACTTTGTGTTTTCTCTGTTCACTTACTTTCATTGGTCGCCCCAGTGAGTGGTCCTGTATGTTGCGCCACACAGCGTTTGGGATCACTTTTGTCCTCTGTATCTCCTGTGTTCTGGGGAAAACAATAGTGGTGTTAATGGCATTCAGGGCCACACTTCCAGGAAGTAATGTCATGAAATGGTTTGGGCCTGCACAACAGAGACTCAGTGTTTTTGCCTTTACACTCATACAAGTTCTTATCTCTGTTCTTTGGCTAACAATATCTCCACCTTTTCCCTTTAAAAATGTAGATTACTTCAAAGAAAAGATCATATTAGAGTGTAATGTGGGCTCAGCTGTAGGTTTCTGGGCTGTGTTGGGTTATATAGGATTTCTTGCCCTGTTGTGCTTTATTTTGGCTTTCCTGGCTCGGAAACTACCTGATAACTTCAATGAAGCTAAATTCATCACATTCAGTATGCTCATTTTCTGTGCTGTATGGATCACATTTATTCCAGCTTATGTCAGTTCACCTGGAAAATTTACTGTAGCCGTTGAGATATTTGCTATTTTAGCATCTAGTTTTGGTTTGCTGTTCTGCATCTTTCTCCCAAAATGCTATGTGATTTTACTCAAACCAGAGAAGAATTCTAGGAAGCACATGATGGGAAAGTAA
- the olfcj1 gene encoding olfactory receptor CJ1, translating into MPILETILMIIPFTVTAAQPKCTAYGTDELLHFSKEGDAFIGGIFSFHQNPADVNPTLLSNPGNSRCYGLDPGELQYAMTMIFAIEEINNSTHLLPGFTLGYRIYGSCPSIPLSVRASLALMNGQTESEKSCKSPATVQAVIGDTTSTSTIDIARTMGPFKIPVLSHSATCACLSNRQQYPSFFRTIPSDHYQSRALAKLVKYFGWTWVGAVRSRGDYGNNGMATFLEAAENEGVCVEYSVAIYRTDPREKFLEVVDIIKKSTSKVIVAFADGNDLDILIKELYYQNVTGFQWVGSEGWITYRYVATQINYAVLEGAVGFAVPNAHIPGLREFIESSRPSLRPGNTGLVELWENVFQCTLNSTAQNVSKMCNEEESLANTYTRFTDVSDSSLLNNVYKAVYAVAHAMKELLACKKGMGPFPNKTCAEKGKIQPWQVLHYLTQVNFTSRNGENVNFDASGDPAARYALVNWQMNDEGILTFKAIGLYDASWPDGQQIRMKDEISAVWSGNQKNVPQSVCSESCPPGTSRAFVKGKPICCFDCIPCADGEFSNNTNAVTCLPCPLEYKSNGNRTRCELKNIEFLSFNEVMGNILVTFSLCGGCLTITTGLIFFCHRHTPIVKANNSELSFLLLFSLTLCFLCSLTFIGRPTEWSCMLRHTAFGITFVLCISCVLGKTIVVLMAFKATLPGSNVMKWFGPPQQRLSVLAFTLIQVLICVLWLTTSPPFPYKNMNHYNDKIILECNSGSSIGFWAVLGYIGLLAILCFILAFLARTLPDNFNEAKFITFSMLIFCAVWITFIPAYVSSPGKFTVAVEIFAILASSYGMLFCIFIPKCYIILFKPDMNSKKLLMGKATSKVH; encoded by the exons ACTTGATCCTGGAGAGCTGCAGTATGCCATGACAATGATTTTTGCCATTGAGGAAATAAACAACAGCACACACCTTCTGCCTGGCTTTACACTTGGATACCGCATCTATGGCTCTTGCCCAAGCATCCCTCTCTCTGTTAGAGCATCACTAGCTCTAATGAATGGGCAAACAGAGTCAGAAAAGAGCTGTAAAAGTCCCGCTACTGTACAAGCTGTGATTGGGGATACTACATCCACATCTACTATAGACATTGCAAGGACCATGGGTCCATTTAAAATACCTGTG CTAAGCCATTCAGCAACCTGTGCATGTCTCAGTAATAGACAGCAGTATCCCTCCTTCTTCAGGACTATTCCTAGTGATCACTACCAGAGCAGAGCGCTTGCCAAACTAGTCAAGTATTTTGGTTGGACTTGGGTTGGGGCTGTGAGAAGCAGGGGAGACTACGGCAACAACGGTATGGCCACTTTTCTAGAAGCGGCTGAGAACGAGGGCGTATGCGTTGAATACTCAGTGGCTATTTACAGAACTGATCCAAGAGAAAAGTTTTTGGAAGTGGTAGATATAATCAAAAAGTCCACATCTAAAGTCATAGTAGCTTTTGCGGACGGCAACGATCTGGACATTCTGATAAAAGAGCTTTACTACCAAAATGTAACTGGCTTTCAGTGGGTTGGAAGTGAGGGCTGGATCACATATAGATATGTAGCAACCCAAATAAACTATGCTGTGCTCGAAGGGGCAGTTGGCTTTGCTGTGCCCAATGCACATATACCCGGATTGAGGGAGTTTATTGAAAGTAGCCGTCCCTCTTTGAGACCGGGTAATACAGGACTGGTTGAGCTATGGGAAAATGTGTTTCAGTGCACTTTAAACTCAACTGCACAAAATGTCTCCAAAATGTGCAATGAAGAGGAGTCCCTAGCGAATACATACACACGTTTTACAGATGTGTCAGATTCCAGCCTTCTCAACAACGTCTACAAAGCAGTATATGCAGTCGCTCATGCTATGAAAGAACTACTTGCGTGTAAGAAAGGAATGGGGCCATTTCCCAACAAAACATGTGCAGAGAAAGGAAAAATACAGCCTTGGCAG GTGCTGCATTACCTGACCCAGGTGAACTTTACAAGCAGAAATGGGGAAAATGTTAACTTTGATGCGAGTGGTGATCCAGCTGCACGTTATGCCCTGGTTAATTGGCAAATGAATGATGAGggaatattaacatttaaagcCATTGGACTATATGATGCATCTTGGCCCGATGGACAACAGATTAGAATGAAAGATGAGATCAGTGCAGTATGGTCAGGAAATCAGAAAAAT GTCCCCCAGTCTGTGTGTAGTGAATCTTGCCCTCCAGGCACCAGCAGGGCTtttgttaaaggaaaacccaTTTGCTGCTTTGACTGCATACCGTGTGCAGATGGAGAATTTAGCAACAACACAA ATGCAGTAACATGTCTCCCTTGCCCTCTTGAGTACAAATCAAATGGAAACAGAACTCGATGTGAACTTAAAAACATAGAATTCTTGTCTTTTAATGAAGTAATGGGTAATATACTAGTGACATTTTCTTTGTGTGGAGGATGTCTCACAATCACAACAGGGCTGATTTTCTTCTGCCACAGACATACTCCTATAGTAAAAGCCAATAACTCTGAGCTGAGCTtcctgttgctcttctcattgACTTTGTGTTTTCTCTGTTCACTTACTTTCATTGGTCGCCCCACTGAGTGGTCCTGTATGTTGCGTCACACAGCGTTTGGGATCACTTTTGTCCTCTGTATCTCCTGTGTTCTGGGGAAAACAATAGTGGTGTTAATGGCATTCAAGGCCACACTTCCAGGAAGTAATGTCATGAAATGGTTTGGGCCTCCTCAGCAAAGACTCAGTGTTCTTGCTTTTACTCTCATACAAGTGCTTATTTGTGTGCTTTGGTTAACAACATCACCCCCATTTCCCTACAAAAACATGAATCAttacaatgataaaataattcTTGAGTGTAATTCAGGCTCATCCATAGGTTTCTGGGCTGTGCTGGGTTATATTGGCCTATTAGCCATATTGTGCTTCATTTTGGCTTTTTTGGCTCGGACGCTGCCTGATAACTTCAACGAAGCTAAATTCATCACATTCAGTATGCTCATATTCTGTGCTGTATGGATCACATTTATCCCAGCTTATGTCAGCTCACCTGGAAAATTTACTGTAGCTGTGGAGATTTTTGCTATTTTGGCCTCCAGTTATGGGatgttattttgtatatttattcCCAAATGCTACATAATCTTATTCAAACCAGACATGAACTCTAAAAAACTTTTGATGGGTAAAGCGACTTCAAAAGTTCACTGA